In Eubalaena glacialis isolate mEubGla1 chromosome 4, mEubGla1.1.hap2.+ XY, whole genome shotgun sequence, the genomic window TCTGTTCAGTTCCCCAACCGGTTCAGAGGCTGAGAAAAGgccggggtgggagtggggcttgTGGGGTGGCTGCGGGAAGTGAGCTGGCTTCAAAACTGACAAGTTACAACCAGGGGTTGTCCCGTCTTGGTCAGATGACCAATGTGGCATGGCTGCCCCTGGGGGAAAGCCTCAGAACTCCCCGATCTGAACAgacagaaggggagggaggaaagggctcCTCTTGCTTGTCCCCCGCGCCAACTTGAGGGGCCTCCGAAGCCCCGTGGGTGAGTCTACGTGGCCCAAGCCCCCAGGGCTGACCGGGCACACATCCTGGCTCCCCATCTCACTCCCACCCTGGTCCCCTCCTAGGGACAAGAGGCCCCTGCTGTTTTCTCTGCCAAGTCCTCGAGAGAGAGCTGTGACCACAGCATCCCGGCGGTCCAGGCCCTATGTGGCGAGGAAGGAGACCTCAGTGGGGGTGAGAGAGGCCAGCGGGAAGGCGGGGGAGGCGTCGGCCCCGAGGACCCGGTACAGCAGCTCCTCCTTCTCCTGCTGGAGCTGCCGGCGTAACTGCGACTCCTTCTCCAGGGCCTCTCGGGCGAGAAGCAGGTCCTCAGAGAGCTGCCTGTGGACACAGACAGAGCCCGGGGTTGCCGGCGGGGAACCGCCCCTCGGGGTCTCCATCGACCGCAGCGACCAGCCCACTTCTCCAGGATCCCTGCCCGGGGGCCCACCGCCCCGTCTGCCTGTCTGCAAAAGGCAACTCCAGCTGTTGACCAAGGAGCGTGGCCCTCACAGGCAGACAGCTCTGGGTTCAGATCTGCTCCACCACTGAGACGCGTAACTCTGGACAAGGTATTCACTCTTGGTGAATTTGTAAAACGGGAATGATAACAGGACTGGCTCTTAGAGTAATTACGAGGTTTAGATGAGATAATGTGTAGTCAGCAAATTACATCTGACACATGATCTTAGTTCTCATTTACTGATCTCTTAcaactgattcattcattcatttggcctCTTGAACCCTAAGCTTCCTGTTCCTCCTTCCTGGATTGGGCTTTCCCATGGAGCCCACTTAGCCAGGATGGAGACAAACAGATATTAATCAGCCCTGTGACTTCTGTTTCCAGGCAGAGCCGGTCCCTTGGGATTTCCCTTTGCTGACCCCCCCAAGCAAAGAGGAGCCGCATTCCCCAGACAGGCCTGGGGCATGGGGCTCACGTCAATCCATTCCCAGGGCCTCTTGGAGACTCTCCCAACTGGAAGTTCACAAAAAAAGctgtggggatgggaggaggggggtgggagcAGCTACCTGGACACAGCCGTCTGGTTGCGGCCTCGGGCATGGAGGTCCTCGTTCTCCTGCTGCAGGGTGGTGATCTTCTCCTCCAAcagcaggtttttttctttctgtgacagATAAGAGCGAGCTCAGAAAGCCACCAACCTCACTCGACACAATGTGTGCTGTCACCTCCCTCTTATCTGTGGTCACTGAAAACACTGATTAACTTGAGACCAAATGTCACATTTCGTGAAGCAATAAGATTACTTGGAACAATACAGCTTGGAACAATACAGCTAAGGCGTGAACACAGGACTGCCAACTTTTCACTTTGCCAGatgagtattaaaaaaagaagagagccacTACTATTTAAAATCTCCATCAGTTCACAAGAGAAAGAGTATTTTGGTTCTCCAAAAGTCAGAAGTATCTAATGTACAAAAATGTAAGTGTATCTGTTATGCTATTCCAcagaaatggttgaaaaaaatttatAGGGAAGCTCTGAGATGGTCTGATTTAAAATTTAGGTTGTGCGCCACACAAGAGGACAGGGAACTTCTTCCAGGACAACGTAACATAATCTGTTTGGATTCAACCCTAGGTGGGAACCTaggcctcccctgcccccctaGAAGGCCTCCCTTCTCCTGGAGACAAAGCCACCTGTGTCCCCAATGCCCACCACTGCCCAGGCCTGTCTTTGCTGACTCTGGCTTTCCATatctgtctgacttttttttttttcagccttgaCTTCTTCCTCAGCCCCTGCCCGACCTGTGACATCTGCCAGCCCCTCCTGATTATCCAGGCTACCTGCCCAGTGTCACCCAAGTGACAGCAACATGAGCGGTCAAGAAAAGTATAGGACCCGGATGACAAGGAGGCACTGTTGGACCCAGACCAGCCGCAGCGGCTCAAGGGCCAGCACAGGTGGCAGGTCACAGCTGGTGTGGACCAGGCTGGGCCCTCCTCAAAGTACCTTCCCTGGGCACACTTGACAGAGGAAAtgcccagaaagcagaagcatgaGCTGCCCCCCCTACCATCCCCCACCAGCCGCTGCCAGCCACGGACCACTGTCTCCATGAGGATCAGCCGCTTGTCTAGCTCGTGGATTCGCTCGTTCTTCATCTCGATGACAAAGTGTAAGCTCTCCAGCTCCTGCTCCCAGAACTGGCTGGGGCTCCCGTACTCCTAGACAGGAACACAGAGTGATCTCAGCAGACCATCCGGCAGAGGGGGCAGCAGGGCACAGGCTACCTCCCTCCTACCCACTCTGCCCCCAACTCTGACTTTCTCAAGTCACCTCCCTCTCTTGGCCCATGGAAAGTGCTTAATGTGCTTTATCTTACTCTAGTCAGTACTGCATGTTGTGCTCACAccatcacagatgaggaaaccgtgGTTCACAGAGGTCAAGTCGCTTGTGCTAAGTGGCAGGTTTGCTCTTTGCACCTAGTTCTGAGTCCAGAGCCTGAGCACTTGACCATCCCATATGCCTCTCTCTGAACTTTACCTTCCCCCTCAGTGACATGGGGACACTGTTTCTTCCAGACCCTTGTGGAGGTAAGAGTGTCAGGTCTGAGCTCTGTCCTTGAAGAGGGACTGGGCTTTCCCGTTGCCCAGACCTGGACCTCCCTGGAGATTGAAGGAGAAGCTGCGGGTGAACTGCTGCCTACCTGGATGTGCTTCTTGTAGTCTTGGCTCAGGATGGACTCCTCTACCCTCTTCATCTTGGCCTGGAAGGCCTCCAGCTGTGCGGTCAGTCTGTCAGTGGTCTCCTGGAGAAGGGCGTGGGATGGAGATGATGAAACCCTGGCCCATAAGTCTGGAGATGGACTTCTCCACCCCACAAGGAGGGGTCAGTATTGGGTTCTTCAGTCTGTTGTTGCTCTACCCAACAATGCAGGCTCTAGCTACTTCAACCACTGCTCGAAACACACAGCCCCACCTCTCCATACTCTTGGGGACGATGTCAGGGTATTCAAGGCCGGTGGTAGTCTGGCATTCAAAATACATGCAAACCAGGCTCAGTGTCCTTGCCCTGTCTCTTCTCTCACTGGTCCCTCTACACGCCTTCTCCTGCAGCCAACATCACATCACTCTTCCAGCTGCCAGGTGCATTCCTGTCTCCATACTGCTTCCCTGCCAAGGATTTCTTCCACCCGAACCTTGCCCATTGCCTTTAGGATAGTGCACCCCCTTACTATGGCTCACAGACTCCCACCATTTGGTCCTTGcctccctctctggcctcagctATCTCCCACTTATACTCTATACCCAGTCATCTTGGACTTGTTTCAGTTCCACAGGTActctatattttttccctttcctccatgcctttaaacactttttttttttttcctacctaagGCACTTTTCCTTAcccttcttcatctgaaaaattctAACCCACCCTCAGATTCCAGCTTAGATCTCACTCCCTCTAGGAAACCCCTGACCAGACAGATTGGGTCGGACACCTCCTTTCCTGCTTCCACAGGTCCCTGTGCATCCACCCATCGCTCTAATCACACTGTGGCACCAGGCCCATGAAGTCTCCAAGATGCTCCCAACGGTCCTTGAAAAACAGGCCAACCCTTATCTCAGACCAAGTCCTCCTGAGCTAATATAATAGTGTGGTGGCCACATCACAGAGACTGACACGGCCCAACCCGTCTCACCTGCAGGGCCGCCTTGGCCTCCTGGAAGGAGTGGGTAAGGGCTTCTTTATCCTGCTCATGGGAGGCCTGGAGGACTGGAGGGAAAGGAGACCACTGTGAGCTCAGATCCCTGACACTTCACCCTAAAGCTGTCCGGCAGGCCCCATGAGCTTCAGAGAGCCCAGGTGACCCCCTGGGATCATGGGGGCCAGGAGTCTGAGAATGCTTTTATTCCTCCTCCTATCTCATGGGCTTGGGTGGGGCTGTACCAGAACTATAGTAGATATTTAATAGAAGCTCATGGAAGGGGAAACAAACGAGATCCTGGGAAGAACTGTGAACCCTACCAGATTGTGGGTGCCACCCATACCTGGCTGAGGGGAAGATCCAAAGATCTGCGGCAGGCTGTTAATCTCAGGCCACAGCATGCTGTGGAAAATGCACAGTGCCAATGTTCTATAAGTTGGGTTAGCCAAATCACAAAATCATTGACTCATTAGTTGTCAAACTATGGCACAGAACTACAGTAAGTACATTAGATTTGGGGCCAGGAAATCTACCTGGTCCTAATTCTGCTTCCTTAAAACTGAGAAACCTGGAGGAGATCACTTGAAATACCTAAAATTCCTGTTGATTCAATTGTGAAATGGGTCAAAATAAGCCTGGCCTAGTTGTCTCTAAGGGGTGAGAAAAGGACATGCAAGGGCTCTCCAGGCTGGTCAGTGCTGTGCAGAGCTGGACTTATCACTCTCCAAATTCACAGAGTTTATTTTTCATCCTGCCTCCTCTACAAAGTTCCTTTTGGAAAATTCCAACCTTGTCTTGGCTGAAAGAAGATAAGAGGGAAATGACTA contains:
- the CCDC69 gene encoding coiled-coil domain-containing protein 69 — encoded protein: MTVQFQGLAGSPGRRARSRQRGQNGRLLWGPRSWEAASGSPPRRMGCGHSRLSCCKPPKKRCQGPDQPPKPELQELGPLNGDTATAAHLCASEEAEQHQKSVTRILQQHEEDKKKWAQKVEKERELELGEKLNEQRRVLEAEHAEALRVLQASHEQDKEALTHSFQEAKAALQETTDRLTAQLEAFQAKMKRVEESILSQDYKKHIQEYGSPSQFWEQELESLHFVIEMKNERIHELDKRLILMETVKEKNLLLEEKITTLQQENEDLHARGRNQTAVSRQLSEDLLLAREALEKESQLRRQLQQEKEELLYRVLGADASPAFPLASLTPTEVSFLAT